Proteins encoded in a region of the Xiphophorus couchianus chromosome 11, X_couchianus-1.0, whole genome shotgun sequence genome:
- the LOC114153049 gene encoding protein NipSnap homolog 2, producing MASRVLQRVATGLHWRRAGLQANVPAAITTRGFSGLKSLFVRKVDPRKDAHSHLLSKKEDNNLYKIQFHNVKPECLDAYNELCEEVLPSIHADPEYPCELVGTWNTWYGEQDQAVHLWRYRGGYPALTEVMNKLRQNKGFMNYRDERGKMLLSRRNQLLLEFSFWNEPVPRPGPNIYELRSYQLRPGTMIEWGNYWARAIEIRQQNQEAVGGFFSQIGSLYQVHHLWAYKDLQTRDKIRNAAWHRDGWDEVVYYTVPLIQHMESRIMIPMKTSPLK from the exons ATGGCGAGCAGAGTCCTTCAAAGAGTGGCCACCGGCCTTCACTGGAGGAGAGCCGGACTTCAAGCGAACGTCCCGGCAGCCATCACAACCAG GGGTTTCTCAGGACTTAAATCTCTTTTTGTGAGAAAAGTTGACCCCAGAAAAGATGCCCACTCTCATCTACTATCCAAGAAAGAAGACAACAATCTCTACAAAATACAGT TTCATAATGTTAAACCAGAGTGCCTTGATGCTTACAATGAACTTTG TGAAGAAGTATTACCCTCCATCCATGCTGACCCTGAATACCCCTGTGAGCTGGTGGGCACCTGGAACACCTGGTACGGAGAGCAGGATCAGGCAG TTCACCTTTGGAGATATCGGGGAGGATACCCAGCTCTCACCGAAGTCATGAACAAACTCAGGCAGAATAAG GGGTTTATGAACTACAGGGATGAGAGGGGAAAGATGCTGCTGTCTCGTAGgaatcagctgctgctggagttcagcTTCTGGAACGAACCCGTCCCTCGTCCAGGTCCAAACATCTACGAACTCCGGTCATACCAGCTCAGA CCAGGGACAATGATCGAGTGGGGAAATTACTG GGCTCGGGCGATTGAGATTCgccagcagaaccaggaagcCGTGGGAGGCTTTTTCTCACAGATCGGAAGTCTTTACCAAGTTCATCACTTGTGGG CTTACAAAGATCTTCAGACCAGAGATAAAATTAGAAATGCAGCTTGGCACCGGGATGGTTGGGATGAGGTCGTTTATTACACAG TCCCTCTTATTCAGCACATGGAGTCCAGAATAATGATTCCCATGAAGACTTCGCCCCTGAAGTAA
- the mrps17 gene encoding small ribosomal subunit protein uS17m: MSGKKVVVHARWVIGKVIGTKMQKTAKVRVTRLVLDSYLLKYYNKRKTYFAHDALEQCTVGDIVLIKALPVARSKHVKHELSEIVYKVGRVVDPLTGKSVAGTEFVEPLSDLLLEEKISLSDKLKELNISAASAAADSPSVQTPTS; encoded by the exons ATGTCAGGGAAAAAGGTTGTAGTCCATGCCAGATGGGTCATCGGTAAAGTAATCGGGACCAAGATGCAGAAAACTGCTAAAGTGAGAGTGACAAGACTGGTGCTGGACTCCTACCTGCTGAAG TACTACAACAAGAGGAAAACCTACTTTGCCCATGATGCTTTGGAGCAGTGCACTGTGGGAGATATCGTCCTCATCAAGGCTCTGCCTGTGGCAAGATCCAAACATGTGAAGCATGAACTTTCTGAGATCGTTTACAAAGTGGGCCGGGTGGTGGATCCGCTGACGGGAAAAAGTGTCGCAGGGACAGAGTTTGTGGAGCCTCTGTCTGACCTGCTTCTAGAAGAGAAGATTTCTCTGTCGGATAAACTCAAAGAGCTGAACATCTCAGCTGCTTCCGCTGCAGCTGATTCTCCGTCTGTACAAACTCCTACTTCATGA
- the sumf2 gene encoding inactive C-alpha-formylglycine-generating enzyme 2, which yields MLVFNFSLSSRTETVKMDVRTVFWVFAVLLPEFAAGEMANISGGRLEMGTRAADSRDGESPVREVKVLPFRLDKYPVTNSIFRDFVRAEKYKTEAETFGWSFVFQDFVSDELKSKVTQRIESAPWWLPVERAFWRQPAGPGSSILERLDFPVVHVSWNDAQEFCKWKGHRLPTEEEWEWAARGGLQGRTYPWGNKFQPNRTNLWQGQFPDGDTAEDGYHGISSVAAFPPQNSYGLYDMMGNTWEWTSTRFPAAQPTYVLRGASWIDTLDGSANHKARITTRMGNTPDSASDNLSFRCAASLGQKEKAEL from the exons ATGTTAGTTTTTAACTTTAGCCTCAGCTCGCGGacagaaactgtaaaaatggaCGTTAGAACCGTTTTCTGGGTATTTGCTGTTTTACTACCAGAGTTCG CCGCTGGGGAGATGGCGAACATCTCCGGAGGAAGGCTGGAGATGGGAACCAGAGCAGCGGACAGCAGGGACGGAGAGTCCCCGGTCAGGGAGGTGAAGGTGCTGCCGTTCAGATTAGACAAATATCCGGTCACAAATTCAATTTTCAG AGACTTTGTGCGAGCAGAGAAGTATAAAACCGAGGCTGAGACATTTGGATGGAGTTTTGTGTTTCAGGACTTTGTTTCAGATGAACTGAAGAGCAAAGTGACTCAGAGGATAGAG tctgccccctggtggctgcCCGTAGAACGAGCCTTTTGGAGACAG CCCGCAGGGCCCGGTTCAAGTATTCTAGAGCGTTTGGACTTCCCGGTGGTTCATGTGAGCTGGAATGATGCGCAGGAGTTCTGCAAGTGGAAAGGCCACAGACTGCCCACAGAGGAGGAGTGGGAGTGGGCGGCTCGAGGAGGACTGCAGG GTCGGACGTATCCGTGGGGAAACAAGTTCCAGCCTAACAGGACCAACCTGTGGCAG ggaCAGTTTCCAGACGGAGACACTGCAGAGGACGGATATCATGGCATCTCGTCTGTCGCTGCATTTCCTCCTCAGAACAGTTATG GACTGTACGACATGATGGGAAACACGTGGGAGTGGACGTCCACACGCTTCCCGGCAGCTCAGCCCACCTACGTTTTACGCGGCGCCTCTTGGATCGACACATTGGACGGCTCGGCCAATCACAAGGCTCGGATCACAACCAG GATGGGCAACACCCCAGACTCCGCCTCCGATAACCTGAGCTTCAGGTGTGCAGCCAGTTTGGGACAGAAAGAGAAAGCTGAACTATAG
- the cct6a gene encoding T-complex protein 1 subunit zeta, with protein sequence MAAVKALNPKAEVARAQAALAVNISAARGLQDVLRSNLGPKGTMKMLVSGAGDIKLTKDGNVLLHEMQIQHPTASLIAKVATAQDDITGDGTTSNVLIIGELLKQADLYVSEGLHPRIIAEGFEAAKEKALTVLEEVKVTREMDRETLVNVARTSLRTKVHTELADLLTEAVVDAVLAISKPNEPIDLYMVEIMEMKHKTESDTQLIKGLVLDHGARHPDMKKRVEDAYVLTCNVSLEYEKTEVNSGFFYKSAGEREKLVAAERKFIEERVQKIIALKKKVCTSDDKGFIVINQKGIDPFSLDALAKEGIVALRRAKRRNMERLSLACGGIAMNSLDDLTPECLGHAGLVYEHTLGEEKYTFIEKCGNPRSVTLLVKGPNKHTLTQIKDAVRDGLRAVKNAIEDGCVVSGAGAFEVAVADALVKHKPNVKGRAQLGVQAFADALLVIPKVLAQNSGYDPQETLLKLQTEYKESGQLVGVDLCTGEPMVAGEAGVWDNYSVKKQLLHSCTVIASNILLVDEIMRAGLSSLKG encoded by the exons ATGGCTGCCGTTAAAGCGCTGAACCCTAAAGCCGAGGTGGCCAGAGCGCAGGCCGCCCTGGCGGTTAACATCAGTGCCGCCCGGGGGCTTCAGGACGTGCTGAGGAGCAATCTGGGACCGAAGGGAACCATGAAAAT GCTGGTATCTGGTGCAGGAGACATAAAGCTGACCAAAGATGGAAATGTTCTGCTACACGAGATG CAAATTCAACATCCAACAGCGTCACTAATTGCTAAAGTTGCCACGGCGCAGGATGACATCACAGGGGACGGCACCACCTCCAACGTCCTCATCATCGGTGAGCTGCTGAAGCAGGCTGACCTCTACGTCTCAGAG GGCCTTCATCCAAGAATAATCGCAGAAGGCTTCGAGGCAGCCAAAGAGAAAGCCCTGACTGTTCTGGAGGAAGTGAAAGTGACTCGGGAAATGGACAGAGAAACGCTCGTCAATGTCGCCCGGACTTCTCTGAGGACCAAGGTCCACACAGAGCTGGCAGACCTGCTTACTGAG GCTGTGGTGGATGCCGTGCTCGCCATCTCCAAACCCAACGAGCCCATTGACCTGTACATGGTGGAAATCATGGAGATGAAGCACAAGACTGAGAGCGACACACA ACTGATCAAAGGTTTGGTTCTGGACCACGGCGCCAGACATCCAGACATGAAGAAGAGGGTGGAGGACGCCTACGTTCTGACCTGCAACGTCTCTCTGGAGTACGAAAAGACGGAGGTCAACTCCGGCTTCTTCTACAAGAGCGCCGGGGAGCGGGAGAAGCTGGTGGCCGCAGAGAGGAAGTTCATCGAGGAGCGCGTGCAGAAGATCATTGCCCTGAAGAAGAAAGTCTGTACCAGCGACGACAAAGGCTTCATCGTCATCAACCAGAAG GGTATCGATCCGTTCTCCCTGGACGCTCTCGCCAAGGAGGGAATCGTCGCTCTGCGCAGAGCAAAGAGGAGGAACATGGAGAG gctCTCTCTCGCCTGCGGCGGCATCGCCATGAACTCATTGGATGACCTCACACCTGAGTGTTTGGGTCACGCTGGGCTGGTTTATGAACACACACTA GGGGAGGAGAAGTACACGTTCATTGAGAAGTGTGGGAACCCTCGCTCCGTCACGCTGCTGGTGAAGGGTCCGAACAAACACACCCTGACGCAGATCAAAGACGCCGTGAGGGACGGCCTGCGGGCCGTCAAGAACGCCATCGAAGATG GTTGTGTTGTATCCGGTGCCGGTGCGTTTGAAGTCGCTGTGGCGGACGCTCTGGTGAAACACAAGCCCAACGTGAAAGGCCGAGCCCAGCTGGGGGTCCAGGCCTTTGCAGATGCTCTTCTGGTCATCCCCAAG GTTTTGGCCCAGAACTCGGGCTACGACCCTCAGGAGACTCTGCTGAAGCTGCAGACGGAGTACAAAGAGTCCGGTCAGCTGGTTGGAGTCGACCTCTGCACCG gGGAGCCGATGGTGGCCGGGGAGGCTGGAGTTTGGGACAACTACAGTGTGAAAAAGCAGCTTCTCCATTCCTG CACGGTTATCGCCAGCAACATCCTGCTGGTCGATGAGATCATGCGAGCCGGACTCTCTTCTCTGAAAGGTTAA